One segment of Bacteroides caecimuris DNA contains the following:
- a CDS encoding MFS transporter, giving the protein MNAFQKTGEKMTNYRWTICAMLFFATTVNYLDRQVLSLTWDEFIKPEFHWDESHYGTITSVFSIVYAICMLFAGRFVDWMGTKKGFLWAIGVWSAGACLHAVCGIVTEAQVGLHSAAELAGATGDVVVTIATISMYCFLAARCILALGEAGNFPAAIKVTAEYFPKKDRAYATSIFNAGASIGALIAPLSIPILAKMFGWEMAFIVIGGLGFIWMGFWIFMYDAPSKSKHVNQAELDYIEQDNREAGSAPMTDEKDEKRMKFWQCFSYKQTWAFVFGKFMTDGVWWFFLFWTPSYLNTQFGIKTSDPLGMALIFTLYAVTMLSIYGGKLPTIFINRTGMNPYAARMKAMLIFAFFPLVVLLAQPLGTVSPWFPVILIGIGGAAHQSWSANIFSTVGDMFPRTAIASITGIGGMAGGVGSMILQKVAGNLFVYASGTTMIDGKEVEMTKELLEQGAQFVHPAMTFMGFEGKPAGYFVIFCVCAVAYLLGWVIMKALVPKYKPIVLE; this is encoded by the coding sequence ATGAATGCATTTCAAAAAACAGGCGAAAAGATGACCAACTACAGATGGACCATCTGTGCTATGCTATTTTTTGCTACTACAGTTAACTATCTCGACCGTCAGGTTCTCTCATTGACGTGGGATGAATTTATCAAACCGGAATTCCACTGGGACGAATCTCACTACGGTACTATTACTTCTGTTTTCTCCATTGTATACGCTATATGTATGCTGTTTGCCGGTCGTTTTGTCGACTGGATGGGAACTAAAAAAGGATTTTTATGGGCTATCGGTGTCTGGTCGGCAGGTGCTTGTCTTCATGCCGTTTGTGGTATTGTTACAGAAGCACAAGTTGGACTTCATAGTGCAGCAGAACTGGCCGGTGCCACAGGAGACGTGGTAGTGACTATTGCTACTATCAGTATGTACTGCTTCCTCGCCGCCCGCTGTATCCTCGCTTTAGGAGAAGCCGGTAACTTCCCTGCTGCTATTAAAGTAACCGCAGAGTACTTCCCTAAAAAAGACCGTGCTTATGCTACTTCTATCTTTAATGCCGGTGCATCTATCGGAGCATTGATCGCTCCTCTTTCCATTCCTATTCTGGCAAAAATGTTCGGTTGGGAAATGGCATTTATCGTAATTGGTGGACTTGGCTTTATTTGGATGGGCTTCTGGATATTTATGTACGATGCCCCGTCGAAAAGCAAACATGTCAATCAGGCAGAGCTTGATTACATCGAGCAAGATAATCGCGAAGCAGGCAGTGCTCCAATGACAGACGAGAAAGATGAAAAGAGAATGAAGTTCTGGCAATGTTTCAGCTACAAACAAACATGGGCCTTCGTCTTCGGTAAGTTCATGACTGACGGCGTATGGTGGTTCTTCCTTTTCTGGACTCCGTCTTATCTGAATACACAATTCGGTATCAAAACCTCCGACCCGCTGGGTATGGCGTTGATCTTTACGCTTTATGCAGTGACTATGTTATCTATCTATGGTGGTAAACTACCTACTATCTTCATCAACAGAACAGGTATGAATCCGTATGCAGCCCGTATGAAAGCGATGCTAATCTTCGCCTTCTTCCCGCTGGTTGTACTGTTAGCACAACCGTTAGGTACTGTTTCTCCATGGTTCCCAGTTATCTTAATCGGTATTGGTGGAGCTGCTCATCAATCCTGGTCGGCCAATATATTCTCTACCGTAGGCGATATGTTCCCAAGAACAGCTATTGCAAGTATCACCGGTATAGGTGGTATGGCAGGAGGCGTAGGCTCTATGATTCTTCAGAAAGTGGCAGGTAACTTGTTCGTATATGCTTCCGGAACAACGATGATCGACGGCAAAGAGGTGGAAATGACGAAAGAGTTACTCGAACAAGGAGCACAATTCGTACACCCAGCCATGACATTCATGGGATTCGAAGGTAAACCAGCCGGATATTTCGTTATCTTCTGCGTATGTGCAGTAGCTTATCTGTTGGGTTGGGTTATCATGAAGGCATTAGTTCCGAAATACAAACCTATCGTATTAGAGTAA
- the kduI gene encoding 5-dehydro-4-deoxy-D-glucuronate isomerase, translating into MKKLAIAMMLGIAAMSASAQVNYKMQVACSPQDVKTYDTKRLRSSFLMEKVMIPNEINVTYSMYDRLIFGGAVPATKELVLETIDPLKSKFFLERRELGVINIGGEGIVTVDGKEYTLKFKDALYVGRGKQKVTFKSKDSSNPAKFYINSATAHKEYKTQLITIDGRKGSLKANSFAAGKLEESNDRVINQLIVNNVLEEGPCQLQMGLTELKPGSVWNTMPAHTHSRRVEAYFYFNVPEGNAICHFMGEPQEERVVWMQNEQAIMSPEWSIHAAAGTSNYMFIWGMAGENLDYGDMDKIKYTEMR; encoded by the coding sequence ATGAAAAAATTAGCAATTGCAATGATGTTGGGTATCGCAGCAATGTCTGCCTCCGCCCAGGTGAATTACAAGATGCAAGTGGCTTGCAGCCCGCAAGACGTGAAAACGTATGACACTAAGCGCTTGCGTAGTAGCTTCCTGATGGAAAAAGTAATGATTCCGAACGAAATCAACGTTACTTATTCTATGTACGATCGTCTGATCTTCGGTGGCGCAGTACCTGCAACAAAAGAATTGGTACTTGAAACAATCGACCCGCTGAAATCTAAATTCTTCCTCGAACGCCGCGAACTAGGTGTCATCAACATTGGTGGCGAAGGTATCGTAACCGTAGACGGTAAAGAATATACGCTGAAATTCAAAGATGCTCTGTACGTAGGTAGAGGCAAGCAGAAAGTGACTTTCAAAAGCAAAGATTCCAGCAATCCTGCCAAATTCTACATCAACTCGGCTACTGCCCACAAGGAATACAAGACTCAATTGATTACTATCGACGGACGTAAAGGTTCTCTGAAAGCAAACTCATTTGCTGCCGGAAAATTGGAAGAAAGCAACGACCGCGTTATCAACCAGTTGATTGTGAACAATGTACTTGAAGAAGGTCCTTGCCAACTGCAAATGGGATTGACTGAACTGAAACCGGGTAGCGTATGGAACACCATGCCGGCACACACTCACTCTCGTCGTGTAGAAGCATACTTCTACTTCAATGTACCGGAAGGAAATGCTATCTGTCACTTCATGGGCGAACCTCAAGAAGAACGCGTCGTATGGATGCAGAACGAACAAGCTATCATGTCACCGGAATGGTCTATCCACGCTGCTGCCGGAACAAGCAACTACATGTTTATATGGGGTATGGCAGGTGAAAACCTCGATTACGGAGACATGGACAAGATCAAATATACAGAAATGCGCTAA
- a CDS encoding PTS galactitol transporter subunit IIC translates to MEEVFKYIIGLGAAVMMPIIFTILGVCIGIKLPKALKSGLLVGVGFVGLSVVTALLTSSLGPALSKMVEIYGLELGIFDMGWPSAAAVAYNTSVGAFIIPVCLGVNLLMLLTKTTRTVNIDLWNYWHFAFIGAIVYFASDNIYWGFFAAIICYIITLVMADMTAPAFQKFYDKMDGISIPQPFCQSFVPFAIVINKLLDKIPGFDKLNIDSEGMKNKFGLMGEPLFLGIVIGCGIGALGCGSWKEVVDSIPSILGLGIKMGAVMELIPRITSLFIEGLKPISDATRELIAKKYKSNTGLSIGMSPALVIGHPTTLVVSLLLIPVTIFLAVILPGNRFLPLASLAGMFYLFPMILPITKGNVVKSFIIGLVALIVGLYFVTGLAGFFTLAAKDVYEATGDPTVNIPAGFEGGALDFASSLFCWGIFHLTYSLKIIGPAILVALALGMAIYNRIRMTRNDAKNTLNSNKE, encoded by the coding sequence ATGGAAGAAGTATTTAAGTACATTATCGGTCTTGGAGCGGCAGTAATGATGCCAATCATTTTCACGATTTTAGGAGTATGTATCGGTATTAAACTTCCCAAAGCGCTGAAGAGCGGTTTGTTGGTTGGTGTCGGTTTCGTTGGTTTATCAGTAGTGACGGCATTGCTCACCAGCAGCCTGGGTCCGGCATTAAGTAAAATGGTTGAAATCTACGGATTGGAATTGGGAATTTTCGACATGGGTTGGCCTTCTGCTGCGGCGGTAGCTTACAACACTTCAGTCGGTGCTTTCATTATCCCTGTTTGCTTGGGAGTCAATTTATTAATGTTGCTTACCAAAACAACCCGTACCGTCAATATCGACCTTTGGAACTATTGGCACTTCGCATTTATCGGTGCTATCGTCTACTTTGCTTCCGACAATATCTATTGGGGATTCTTCGCTGCCATCATCTGCTACATCATTACGCTGGTAATGGCTGATATGACTGCTCCTGCCTTCCAGAAGTTCTATGATAAAATGGACGGTATCTCTATTCCTCAACCGTTCTGCCAAAGTTTTGTTCCGTTTGCTATTGTAATCAATAAACTATTGGATAAAATTCCGGGATTCGACAAACTGAATATCGATTCTGAAGGCATGAAAAATAAATTCGGATTGATGGGTGAACCGTTGTTCTTGGGTATCGTAATCGGTTGCGGTATCGGTGCATTAGGCTGCGGAAGCTGGAAAGAAGTAGTAGACAGTATCCCAAGTATATTAGGACTGGGTATCAAGATGGGTGCGGTGATGGAATTAATTCCACGTATCACCAGCCTCTTTATCGAAGGTTTGAAACCGATCTCTGACGCTACCCGCGAACTGATCGCTAAAAAATATAAGAGTAACACAGGACTGAGCATCGGTATGAGCCCTGCATTGGTTATCGGTCACCCGACTACCTTGGTAGTATCTCTGCTGTTGATTCCTGTCACAATCTTTCTGGCTGTTATCCTTCCGGGCAACCGTTTCTTACCGCTGGCTTCTCTGGCAGGTATGTTCTACCTGTTCCCGATGATTCTGCCTATCACAAAAGGTAACGTAGTGAAATCATTTATTATCGGTCTGGTGGCATTGATTGTAGGTTTGTATTTCGTAACAGGACTGGCAGGCTTCTTCACACTGGCTGCTAAAGATGTATACGAAGCAACAGGCGACCCGACAGTGAATATCCCCGCCGGTTTCGAAGGTGGAGCACTCGACTTTGCTTCCAGTCTCTTCTGTTGGGGTATCTTCCACCTGACTTATAGTCTGAAGATTATCGGCCCTGCTATCCTCGTGGCACTGGCACTCGGAATGGCTATCTACAACCGTATCCGCATGACCAGAAACGACGCAAAGAACACATTAAACAGTAATAAGGAATAA
- a CDS encoding glycoside hydrolase family 88 protein, whose translation MRRTPFYNFFIVVLLVAMTASVSAQQVDSKLPWSVRLTESEMIRYPESWQLDFQPKLKWDYCHGLELGAMLDVYDTYGDKKIRDYAIAYADTMVHEDGSITAYKLTDYSLDRINSGKILFRIYEQTKNPKYKKALDLLYSQFEGQPRNEDGGFWHKKIYPHQMWLDGIYMGAPFYAEYAFRNNLPQDYADVINQFVTCARHTYDPKNGLYRHACDVSRTERWADQVTGQSKHTWGRAMGWYAMALVDVLEFIPQHEAGRDSLLDILNNVAVQVKKLQDPKTGGWYQVMDRSGDKGNYVESSCSAMFIYSLFKAVRLGYIEKSYLDVALKGYKGFLDNFIEVDKNGLVTITKACAVAGLGGKVYRSGDYDYYINETIRNNDPKAVGPFIMASLEYERLQK comes from the coding sequence ATGAGACGAACTCCTTTTTATAATTTTTTTATAGTGGTTTTATTGGTTGCAATGACCGCTTCCGTATCGGCACAACAGGTAGACAGCAAGCTTCCCTGGTCTGTGCGACTGACTGAATCGGAAATGATCCGTTACCCCGAATCCTGGCAGCTCGACTTTCAGCCGAAACTGAAGTGGGATTATTGCCACGGACTTGAACTGGGAGCTATGCTTGATGTGTACGACACTTATGGCGACAAGAAAATTCGCGATTACGCCATCGCGTATGCGGATACAATGGTGCACGAGGACGGAAGCATTACCGCTTATAAATTAACCGATTATAGCCTCGACCGCATCAACTCCGGAAAAATCCTTTTCCGTATCTATGAGCAAACCAAGAATCCTAAATATAAGAAAGCGCTCGATCTGCTTTATAGCCAGTTTGAAGGACAACCGCGCAATGAGGACGGGGGCTTTTGGCATAAAAAGATTTATCCCCACCAAATGTGGCTGGACGGAATTTACATGGGAGCTCCTTTCTATGCAGAATATGCATTCCGCAATAATCTTCCGCAGGACTATGCAGATGTAATCAACCAGTTTGTCACTTGTGCCCGTCATACATACGATCCTAAAAATGGTCTTTATCGTCATGCGTGCGATGTAAGCCGCACCGAACGTTGGGCGGATCAGGTGACCGGACAGTCGAAACATACATGGGGACGTGCGATGGGATGGTATGCGATGGCATTGGTGGATGTGCTCGAATTTATTCCGCAGCATGAAGCCGGAAGAGATTCCCTGCTTGATATATTGAATAATGTAGCTGTGCAGGTGAAGAAACTTCAGGATCCGAAGACCGGAGGATGGTATCAGGTGATGGACCGGAGTGGTGATAAGGGTAATTACGTAGAATCTTCTTGTTCCGCTATGTTTATTTATTCGCTCTTTAAGGCGGTTCGTTTGGGATATATTGAGAAGTCTTATCTGGATGTGGCATTAAAAGGCTACAAAGGATTTCTGGATAATTTTATCGAAGTGGACAAGAACGGATTGGTAACCATCACCAAGGCTTGTGCAGTGGCAGGATTGGGAGGAAAGGTATATCGTTCCGGCGATTATGACTATTATATTAATGAAACTATCCGCAATAACGATCCTAAAGCTGTAGGACCATTTATTATGGCTAGCTTGGAATACGAACGTTTACAAAAGTAA